The nucleotide window TTATTTTCTTTATTGTGGTGAGTATGTTCTTCTTTAAAACAATGGGTATTAATACAACAAGACAGGGAATTGCTTTCTCTTTCTTTTTTCTGGCAGTTACCTATTTTGATAAGAAAAAATGGTTATCCATCATCTTCTTTATTGTTGCATTTTTCAACCATGCTTCCATTATTATCCCTATTATGGTTTTCATTTTGTCTACCAGGATTAATAATCTGAAAGTTATATTTTTTATTTATGTAGCAGCTACGGCACTGTCATTAGTGAATTTTAACCTTAGCGAACTTTTAGGCAAGATCCCTGTGATCAATATTTTAGTACAAGAAAGATTAGATCAGTATTATTCCAAAGGAGCTAAGGTGGCTTACAAAACCGGCTTTAGGGTGAACTTCTTTGTATTCAATACAATATTTGCAGTGATTGGATACTATACGCTTAAAAGCATTGAAAGTATTGAAGAATATTTAAAGTATAAAAGATTTTATGTAACGTACATGCTCACTTCTGCTTTTTTCTTTCTTATGTTTTCCGCAGCTTTTAGTGACCGTTTCGGTTTCTTGTCATGGATATTCATTCCTTTTCTGATGTATCCATATACCCAAACTAACAAAAAAATTGGAGTTGTTAATTTGTTTGGCGTGTTTTTTATCTGTTTTTTCCTGTTTTTAATGTTTAATTTAAAATAATGATATCAGTAGTAATCCCTTTGTATAACAAAGAAAAATATATTAAGGAAACGATCCGCAAAGTACTGAACCAGACGTATCAGAATTTTGAAATCATTATTGTTAATGATGGAAGTAAAGATAAAGGTCCGGAAATAGTCAATGAAATTGATGATTCCAGAGTGAAATTGTTTAATAAAGAGAATGGAGGCGTTTCTTCAGCCCGTAATGTAGGGATTGAAAAATCTCAATTTGAATATATAGCTTTTTTGGATGCTGATGATGAATGGTTACCCAATCATTTAGAGGAAATTCATAAACTGATAACCAAATATAAAAGTAGTGCTGATGTCTTTGTCACGAATTTTGCAAGAAAGTATTCGGAAGAAAAAATTGTTGATAATAGAAAGCAGGATGAACTTAAAGAAGGAATTGTTAAAGATTATTTCAAAGTGATTCTCAAAAAAGGATTAATCCATACTTCTTGTGTTTGTGTAAGTAAAAAAGCTTTATTAAAAGCAAAATTATTTGATGAAAGGATTTCCAGAGGAGAGGATATGGATCTGTGGGGCAGATTAGCCAGAGAATATGGAATTGCTTATTCACCGGTAATTACGGAATTATATCTGCAGGAGGCTGAGAACAATAGTAGAGGAAAATCTGATATTACTAAATCTATTGTCTACCATTTGGATTTTTCCAATGTAACATCTTCGGATGAGAAAAAATATTTGAAAAATTTACTTTATAGGAAATATGCTTCATTGTTGAAAAATATTGATTTTGCAAGCTTTATTAAGTTAATGATTAAACAGGGTTTTTAAATGAAAGAGAAAATATATAAAATATTGCCTGACTTCCTTCAGAACTTTATGGTCTATATCTATAACAGACAGGCCTATAAAAGAAGATATGGCGGTGAGTATAAAAATTTCAGAAAGGAGAAAAAAGATAACCGCACATTATCATTGGAAGAGCTTAAAGAATATCAGAGAAAGAGATATTCACAGT belongs to Chryseobacterium gleum and includes:
- a CDS encoding EpsG family protein encodes the protein MDPIINAFDLRFTLVYMSVAFFAVILINEYVYRKKNSDDVQNFLLLFYALVMILLIGIRDKKVGSDSERSLIYFTGAKVVRSLSELKDIGTYFISLFARKISDNYKVFFTLNAALYVTPIIIGIRNLTQKNRFLIFFIVVSMFFFKTMGINTTRQGIAFSFFFLAVTYFDKKKWLSIIFFIVAFFNHASIIIPIMVFILSTRINNLKVIFFIYVAATALSLVNFNLSELLGKIPVINILVQERLDQYYSKGAKVAYKTGFRVNFFVFNTIFAVIGYYTLKSIESIEEYLKYKRFYVTYMLTSAFFFLMFSAAFSDRFGFLSWIFIPFLMYPYTQTNKKIGVVNLFGVFFICFFLFLMFNLK
- a CDS encoding glycosyltransferase family 2 protein encodes the protein MISVVIPLYNKEKYIKETIRKVLNQTYQNFEIIIVNDGSKDKGPEIVNEIDDSRVKLFNKENGGVSSARNVGIEKSQFEYIAFLDADDEWLPNHLEEIHKLITKYKSSADVFVTNFARKYSEEKIVDNRKQDELKEGIVKDYFKVILKKGLIHTSCVCVSKKALLKAKLFDERISRGEDMDLWGRLAREYGIAYSPVITELYLQEAENNSRGKSDITKSIVYHLDFSNVTSSDEKKYLKNLLYRKYASLLKNIDFASFIKLMIKQGF